Proteins encoded in a region of the Diabrotica virgifera virgifera chromosome 4, PGI_DIABVI_V3a genome:
- the LOC114339675 gene encoding uncharacterized protein LOC114339675, with amino-acid sequence MNKFLVNFGLFVLAASCVVCAPNDGGKPRGVVEEADLQIAELVKPYIGERRVVSKALQKYLKDSDYQVIKDLTREFDKHKDKCADIEKKMNDTIDDLANCIEDITIGDSTVCATAQRAIEKCAKPVIELVSGCLPDESKELPALAEGVVLAIWKQACASTVEQVLELFNPCQWKSFSSLEKIESCKAVPTEVESWDHSKQLPTTENICTLLPKIKKCSSDFHGQYCKNPVTLSSFAKFHKAIETETEKICHDPVKNEVA; translated from the exons CTGCAAGCTGTGTAGTTTGCGCACCAAACGATGGTGGAAAACCTAGAGGAGTGGTCGAGGAAGCAGATCTGCAAATTGCTGAACTAGTCAAACCATACATCGGCGAACGTAGAGTGGTATCCAAAGCACTGCAAAAGTATCTTAAAGATTCCGATTATCAAGTAATAAAAGATCTTACTCGTGAATTCGACAAACACAAGGACAAGTGCGCAGATATCGAAAAGAAAATGAAT GATACCATCGACGACCTCGCCAACTGCATTGAAGATATCACCATTGGTGATAGTACCGTCTGCGCTACCGCCCAACGTGCCATTGAAAAATGCGCCAAGCCAGTCATTGAATTAGTTAGCGGATGTTTGCCAGATGAATCCAAAGAACTTCCCGCCTTAGCTGAGGGAGTTGTTCTTGCTATTTGGAAACAAGCTTGCGCTTCTACAGTAGAACAAGTATTGG AATTATTCAATCCATGCCAATGGAAGAGTTTCTCAAGTCTTGAAAAAATCGAATCCTGCAAAGCTGTCCCCACTGAAGTTGAAAGCTGGGATCACAGTAAACAGCTTCCTACCACTGAAAACATTTGCAC ACTCTTGCCCAAAATCAAGAAATGTTCCTCCGACTTCCACGGACAGTACTGCAAGAACCCAGTCACTCTTAGCTCTTTCGCCAAATTCCACAAAGCCATTGAAACCGAGACTGAAAAAATTTGCCACGACCCTGTCAAAAACGAAGTCGCTTAA